In the Candidatus Electrothrix sp. GW3-4 genome, one interval contains:
- a CDS encoding phosphate/phosphite/phosphonate ABC transporter substrate-binding protein, producing MKKTAFCLLVLLCCLCSSVSAEEYILSMSPLFSVEQMTSMLHPFAARLSEETGNDIKLLLAGNGDQYAAEILQGNIVIGYETPAVYVNISNVHEAIASAVTMQHNTFFKGIIITRPESGISGLEDLKGKKIMIVSRESAGGFLSQKITLKEQGINVEWDCQLSEAANQREENVIISVSIGDVDAGFISEYALHKADQYIVPGSITSVAKTASLPNWVVSISRNMPQVQKDDLRKAVLSLTQDDPALKALGISAFTRASDADYDIIRDIIE from the coding sequence ATGAAAAAAACAGCGTTCTGCCTGCTTGTTCTGCTTTGCTGTCTTTGTTCCTCGGTATCAGCAGAAGAATATATCCTTTCCATGTCACCGCTCTTTTCTGTTGAACAAATGACGAGCATGCTGCATCCCTTTGCTGCTCGGCTGAGCGAGGAAACGGGAAATGATATTAAGTTATTGTTAGCAGGGAATGGGGATCAGTATGCAGCGGAAATCCTTCAGGGCAATATCGTTATCGGCTATGAAACGCCTGCTGTGTATGTGAACATATCTAATGTGCACGAGGCGATAGCCAGTGCAGTGACAATGCAGCATAATACCTTTTTCAAAGGTATTATTATCACCCGCCCTGAGTCGGGTATTTCCGGGCTTGAGGATCTGAAAGGAAAAAAGATCATGATCGTCAGCCGGGAGTCAGCAGGTGGATTCTTATCGCAAAAAATAACCTTAAAAGAGCAAGGTATTAATGTAGAGTGGGATTGCCAGCTGAGCGAGGCTGCGAATCAACGTGAAGAAAATGTTATTATCTCTGTGAGCATTGGTGATGTTGATGCGGGCTTTATCAGTGAGTATGCCCTGCATAAGGCAGATCAATATATTGTACCGGGCTCTATTACTTCTGTGGCCAAAACAGCCTCGCTGCCGAACTGGGTTGTTTCCATTAGTCGCAATATGCCGCAGGTGCAGAAAGATGATCTCCGAAAGGCTGTGCTGAGCCTGACCCAGGATGATCCCGCGCTCAAGGCCCTGGGGATCTCCGCTTTCACAAGAGCATCTGATGCTGATTATGATATTATTCGCGATATTATTGAATAA
- the rlmN gene encoding 23S rRNA (adenine(2503)-C(2))-methyltransferase RlmN: MTLEQKKTDLKNLTQDELVEYVESLGQPGFRGRQILAWIYKPGITDFEEMTDLAKTFRAVLAKHARMSRFVDPITEISQDGAVKFGFRLNDGLMIESVLIPEEDRNTLCVSSQAGCAMGCRFCVTGSMGFQRNLSRAEIVNQVCAVRDWMLEHEEHCPKQELTNIVFMGMGEPLANMDNLLASLSLLTEQRGLDFATRRITVSTCGLVPQMLELGKQSTVNLAVSLHAADNATRDRLMPVNKRWPLEELLKACKEYPGKKRQRIMFEYTLFAGINDSDADAHRLAGLLKEIPCKINLLSVNKGEGEEFISPSNERILSFQEILRQENYTVFIRQSRGADISAACGQLAGKAAHKEQEIR, from the coding sequence ATGACGCTTGAACAGAAAAAAACCGATCTCAAGAATTTGACCCAGGACGAACTGGTCGAATATGTGGAATCCCTGGGCCAACCCGGCTTTCGCGGTCGCCAGATCCTGGCCTGGATCTACAAGCCCGGCATTACCGACTTTGAGGAGATGACCGATCTGGCCAAAACCTTTCGCGCTGTGTTGGCAAAACATGCCCGAATGAGCAGGTTCGTTGACCCGATTACCGAGATCTCCCAGGACGGGGCGGTCAAGTTCGGGTTTCGCCTGAATGATGGTCTGATGATTGAATCCGTCCTCATCCCGGAGGAAGATCGCAATACCCTCTGTGTTTCTTCGCAAGCGGGCTGCGCTATGGGCTGTCGTTTCTGTGTTACCGGCAGTATGGGCTTTCAGCGTAACCTGAGCCGGGCAGAGATCGTCAATCAGGTCTGTGCAGTGCGGGACTGGATGTTAGAACATGAGGAGCATTGTCCAAAACAGGAATTGACCAACATCGTCTTCATGGGCATGGGCGAACCCTTAGCCAATATGGACAACCTGCTGGCCAGCCTCTCCCTGCTCACGGAGCAACGCGGCCTCGACTTTGCCACCCGTCGAATCACGGTCTCTACCTGCGGCTTGGTACCGCAGATGCTGGAGTTGGGCAAACAGAGCACGGTCAATCTGGCCGTCTCCCTCCATGCAGCGGATAATGCCACCAGAGATCGTCTTATGCCCGTGAATAAACGTTGGCCCCTTGAGGAGCTTCTCAAGGCCTGTAAGGAATATCCCGGCAAAAAGCGACAGCGGATCATGTTTGAGTACACCCTCTTTGCAGGCATCAACGACTCTGATGCGGATGCGCACAGGTTAGCGGGCTTACTCAAGGAGATTCCCTGCAAGATTAACCTCCTCTCTGTCAACAAAGGGGAAGGCGAAGAATTTATCAGCCCGTCGAATGAGCGTATTTTGAGCTTTCAGGAGATACTCCGACAGGAAAACTACACCGTCTTTATCCGTCAGAGCAGGGGGGCCGATATCTCGGCGGCCTGTGGTCAACTGGCAGGCAAGGCCGCGCACAAAGAGCAAGAGATCCGGTGA
- a CDS encoding radical SAM protein: MHYQGNIIRPPSEANSIILQATVGCSHNRCTFCGAYRAPEQKFHIKDERIINEDIAFAAQYCRRQKTVFLADGDALIIPQKRLLQLCQQIRAALPWVRRISLYANCRDILKRTRQELAELKQAGVGRVYMGLESGCEQVLEAIRKGATANEMIEAGRRVREAGIFLSVTCLLGIGGNTYSRQHAQDSAALLNKMQPSQIAVLTLMLLDNTELGQAAAAGSFHLPDQVGLFQELRTLLAGLKEFRCQFQANHASNYFTLDGRLPKDRDSFLAIIDQALAGAVALKPEGLRGL; this comes from the coding sequence GTGCATTACCAAGGCAATATCATCCGCCCCCCCAGCGAGGCAAACTCCATCATCCTCCAGGCCACGGTGGGCTGTTCGCACAACCGCTGCACCTTCTGCGGGGCCTATCGCGCTCCTGAGCAGAAGTTCCATATTAAGGATGAGCGCATCATTAATGAGGATATTGCCTTTGCGGCCCAGTATTGTCGTCGACAAAAGACCGTCTTCCTTGCGGATGGAGATGCCCTGATTATCCCGCAAAAAAGGTTGCTCCAGCTCTGTCAACAAATACGGGCCGCACTTCCTTGGGTGCGTCGCATTAGCCTTTACGCCAACTGTCGGGATATCCTCAAGCGAACCAGACAAGAACTGGCGGAACTGAAACAGGCCGGGGTGGGCCGTGTTTATATGGGCCTGGAAAGCGGCTGTGAACAGGTGCTGGAGGCGATCAGAAAAGGCGCCACTGCTAACGAGATGATCGAGGCAGGGAGAAGGGTTCGGGAGGCTGGAATCTTTCTCTCTGTCACCTGTCTGCTTGGTATCGGCGGAAATACATACTCCCGGCAACATGCGCAAGACAGCGCAGCGCTCCTCAACAAAATGCAACCAAGCCAGATCGCCGTGCTGACCCTGATGCTCCTGGACAATACCGAGCTAGGACAGGCAGCCGCAGCAGGTTCTTTTCATCTCCCGGATCAAGTCGGATTATTCCAGGAACTCCGCACCCTGCTTGCCGGGTTGAAAGAATTTCGCTGTCAATTCCAGGCCAATCATGCCTCTAATTATTTCACCCTGGACGGACGCCTGCCCAAGGACCGGGACTCTTTTCTCGCCATCATTGACCAGGCCCTTGCTGGAGCCGTTGCCTTAAAGCCAGAAGGGTTACGGGGATTATAG
- a CDS encoding Fic family protein produces the protein MNVTEKTYLDAYSQTIGNQIKGLLTRFDFSEDNGQFEYLIKASAVYSSNIEGNSVDLNSYMNYELSQTNSKPGKEIEEIENLIAAYGFAQQNRLTEANLLHCHKMFSATFLIKSKRGAYRIEPVGVFGKTGMAYLAVEPEFIGKGMETFFNGVAELIATPLTTEEVFYFAALLHLRFAHIHPFRDGNGRAARLLEKWFLAEKLGEHLWKIPSEQYYKEHQPEYYATIHLGVNFYELDYDKCIDFLVMLPNCLR, from the coding sequence ATGAATGTTACAGAAAAAACATATCTTGATGCCTACTCACAAACCATAGGCAATCAGATTAAAGGCCTGCTCACCCGCTTTGACTTTTCAGAAGATAACGGGCAATTCGAGTACCTGATCAAGGCCTCCGCTGTCTACTCCTCAAATATAGAGGGCAACAGCGTTGATCTGAACTCATACATGAATTATGAGCTCAGCCAGACCAACTCCAAACCCGGAAAAGAGATCGAAGAAATAGAAAACCTCATTGCCGCCTATGGATTTGCCCAACAAAACAGGCTAACAGAGGCAAATCTGCTCCATTGCCACAAGATGTTTTCTGCAACCTTCCTGATCAAGAGCAAAAGAGGCGCGTACCGAATTGAACCCGTCGGTGTGTTTGGCAAAACAGGTATGGCCTATTTGGCCGTAGAACCTGAATTTATCGGGAAGGGAATGGAGACCTTCTTCAACGGCGTTGCAGAACTTATCGCCACTCCTCTGACGACGGAAGAGGTCTTTTATTTTGCCGCCCTGCTCCATTTGCGTTTTGCCCATATTCATCCCTTTAGAGACGGCAACGGACGAGCGGCGCGGCTGCTGGAAAAATGGTTCCTGGCGGAAAAACTCGGTGAACACCTCTGGAAGATACCATCGGAGCAGTATTATAAAGAGCATCAACCGGAATATTATGCAACTATACACCTGGGAGTCAATTTCTACGAACTTGACTATGACAAGTGCATCGACTTCCTGGTGATGCTTCCGAACTGCCTACGATAA
- a CDS encoding ATP-binding protein: MNTLTFNALYKSICSLNSIDLPSFVILTGRNGSGKTHLLEALSNGKVSSSLVQNIQNDVILYDWNSIIPKDTGVFHVHQHLIQRSNWFNQIKAQQDQILPNLQQQLISLGIPSEHCSTIYKIRNLNKSRLKDHVEDSKVDAIYEKIKNIQKSNGQNIFNQTQRHIGDEFLKKLAPEVVQENPELFLETSESKFFNNKSLLWGQVDPFQQAFGRLFSTYRDLIHQNDRLEKYPPADGDVVHLSPERFLEEYGEPPWDFVNRILSVCELDFRVNSPPLHETASFEPRLNKMSSEVDMRFGDLSSGEKVLMSFALCLYNASDARQKKRFPRLLLLDEVDAPLHPSMVVSLLKTIQSVLVDEKGISVILTTHSPSTVALANEDSLYEMNPIGPQIDKCSKGEALSILTAGVPTLSISFEGRRQVFVESKTDAGIYESLYQAYKGDIGSERSLNFIEVGHRPESGGETNAGCAQVQRIVKTLCDNGNESVFGLVDWDGNVSETTRVKVLSPTIRNGLESAIFDPAILFASCVRNKIRFMREKGMVEDGETYVGLNGWDQERWQRAVNKLQSLVLGSDLSFNEDELPIEYQNGMNLLVRKDYLHLDDHRLEECVVSVFGFLKPHNNQAGGLMRHIIESTLADMPSLLPIDVIDTYKRILGD, from the coding sequence ATGAATACACTTACATTCAACGCATTATATAAATCGATTTGCTCACTCAACTCTATCGACCTGCCTAGTTTTGTTATCCTGACGGGCAGAAATGGGTCAGGGAAGACACATTTATTGGAAGCTCTAAGCAATGGGAAGGTTTCCTCAAGCTTAGTTCAGAACATTCAAAATGATGTAATTTTATACGATTGGAATAGCATAATCCCCAAGGACACAGGAGTGTTTCATGTACATCAACATTTAATACAGCGTTCAAACTGGTTCAACCAAATCAAAGCACAACAAGACCAAATTCTTCCTAATCTACAGCAGCAGCTTATCTCCTTGGGAATCCCTTCAGAGCACTGCTCTACTATATATAAAATTCGTAACCTAAACAAATCCCGACTCAAAGACCACGTTGAAGATAGCAAGGTGGATGCAATCTATGAGAAGATAAAGAACATTCAGAAGTCAAATGGGCAAAACATCTTCAATCAAACGCAGCGCCATATCGGTGACGAATTCCTCAAAAAACTAGCCCCCGAAGTAGTTCAAGAAAATCCTGAATTATTCCTTGAGACCTCTGAGTCTAAGTTCTTTAACAACAAGAGTCTGTTATGGGGACAAGTGGACCCTTTCCAACAGGCATTCGGCAGACTGTTCTCTACATACCGCGATCTTATTCATCAGAACGATAGACTGGAGAAGTATCCCCCAGCAGACGGCGATGTTGTACATCTATCGCCTGAACGATTTCTTGAGGAGTACGGGGAACCACCATGGGATTTCGTTAACCGAATATTGTCGGTCTGCGAACTGGATTTTCGGGTTAACTCTCCTCCGTTGCATGAAACTGCATCATTTGAACCCCGCCTAAACAAAATGTCGTCAGAGGTGGATATGAGATTCGGTGACCTGTCGTCTGGCGAGAAGGTTTTAATGTCGTTTGCTCTATGTTTGTATAATGCAAGTGATGCGCGTCAGAAGAAACGATTCCCACGACTGCTGCTTTTAGATGAAGTAGATGCCCCTCTACATCCATCAATGGTCGTATCTCTACTCAAAACGATTCAGTCAGTCCTAGTGGATGAAAAAGGCATCTCAGTGATATTGACAACGCATAGTCCTTCGACTGTGGCATTGGCCAATGAGGATTCGTTATATGAAATGAACCCTATCGGACCGCAGATCGACAAATGCAGCAAAGGGGAAGCACTGTCCATTTTGACGGCTGGGGTTCCAACGTTATCTATTTCCTTTGAAGGGAGAAGGCAGGTATTCGTTGAGAGTAAAACAGATGCAGGAATTTATGAATCTCTCTATCAGGCATATAAAGGCGATATCGGATCGGAAAGATCATTGAATTTCATTGAGGTAGGACATAGGCCTGAATCTGGCGGTGAAACAAATGCCGGATGCGCTCAAGTTCAGAGGATTGTCAAGACGTTATGTGATAATGGCAATGAGAGCGTGTTTGGTTTAGTCGATTGGGACGGTAACGTTTCTGAAACGACACGAGTTAAGGTGCTGTCCCCAACAATCCGAAATGGTTTGGAGTCAGCAATCTTTGATCCTGCCATTCTTTTCGCATCATGTGTACGTAACAAGATTCGTTTTATGCGTGAAAAAGGTATGGTTGAAGATGGGGAGACCTATGTGGGATTGAACGGATGGGATCAAGAAAGATGGCAACGGGCAGTGAATAAGCTTCAATCGTTGGTTCTGGGATCAGACTTGAGTTTTAATGAGGATGAGCTGCCTATCGAGTATCAAAATGGAATGAACTTACTGGTACGAAAAGACTATCTACACCTTGATGATCATAGGTTAGAGGAGTGTGTGGTGAGTGTATTCGGATTCCTAAAACCTCATAATAATCAAGCAGGAGGGCTGATGAGACACATCATAGAAAGCACTCTTGCAGACATGCCTAGCTTGCTCCCGATAGATGTCATTGATACCTACAAAAGAATATTGGGTGACTAG
- a CDS encoding diaminopimelate decarboxylase: MDRRQYSTWWQRADLCYQAGQLYFAGRAVRQLAAQFGSRTFVYSFARVRENLNRLRQALEEAELAGGFSVLYAMKANRFLPLLTRLQETGLCGIDACSPSEVELALSCGFSPADISFTAGNLSRADYEQLARYEGLFMDCDSLHTIRTWAQHKPGAKIGIRINPAAGVSREANSTLQYAGKNVTKFGIYQEQFDEALTTAAACGLTVTKIHFHTGCGYLTPQLDQLEAVIERCMWFIERCDQLERVNMGGGLGVPHDASDQPLDLHQWARGLKKHFSGTDLHLEVEPGEYLLKDAGLLLLEKTMVEQKKDTLFLGVDAGFNLAPEPAYYQLPLQPVPLELGNGQFFPMRVVGNINEAIDVWYDESWLPDMEGQEYLALINAGAYSSSMASNHCMRGQFKEFLLT, translated from the coding sequence ATGGACAGGAGGCAGTACTCTACCTGGTGGCAGAGAGCCGATCTCTGCTACCAGGCAGGCCAACTTTATTTTGCTGGCAGGGCAGTCAGGCAGTTGGCTGCCCAATTCGGTTCCCGGACCTTTGTCTACTCATTTGCCCGGGTCCGGGAAAACCTGAACCGCCTTCGTCAGGCCCTGGAAGAGGCAGAATTGGCAGGAGGTTTCTCGGTTCTCTACGCCATGAAGGCTAACCGTTTCCTTCCCCTCCTGACCCGGCTCCAGGAAACAGGCCTCTGCGGTATTGATGCCTGCTCCCCGAGTGAGGTGGAGCTCGCACTGAGTTGTGGATTCAGCCCTGCTGATATCTCCTTTACCGCAGGCAATCTCTCCCGCGCTGATTATGAACAGCTCGCCCGCTATGAGGGGCTGTTTATGGACTGCGATTCCCTGCACACGATCCGAACCTGGGCCCAGCATAAACCTGGGGCAAAGATCGGCATCCGGATCAATCCGGCTGCCGGGGTGAGCCGCGAGGCCAACAGTACCTTGCAATATGCGGGCAAGAACGTTACCAAGTTCGGGATCTATCAGGAGCAGTTCGACGAGGCCCTGACAACAGCTGCGGCGTGCGGACTCACGGTGACCAAGATCCATTTTCACACGGGCTGCGGCTATCTCACGCCCCAGCTTGATCAGCTGGAGGCGGTCATAGAGCGTTGTATGTGGTTCATCGAACGTTGTGATCAGCTGGAAAGGGTGAATATGGGGGGAGGACTCGGTGTTCCCCATGATGCCTCTGACCAGCCCCTTGACCTCCACCAATGGGCTAGGGGCTTAAAAAAACATTTCAGCGGCACCGATCTTCATCTGGAGGTGGAACCAGGAGAATACCTGCTCAAAGATGCAGGCCTCCTGTTGCTGGAGAAAACCATGGTCGAGCAAAAGAAAGACACCCTCTTTCTCGGGGTTGATGCGGGCTTTAATCTGGCCCCGGAACCGGCCTATTATCAACTCCCCTTACAACCGGTTCCTCTGGAGCTGGGCAACGGGCAGTTCTTCCCCATGCGGGTGGTGGGGAATATCAACGAGGCTATTGATGTATGGTATGACGAGTCCTGGCTGCCCGACATGGAGGGACAGGAGTATCTGGCCCTGATCAATGCAGGTGCCTATTCGTCTTCAATGGCTTCAAATCATTGTATGCGCGGTCAGTTTAAGGAGTTTTTGCTGACCTGA
- a CDS encoding tRNA (cytidine(34)-2'-O)-methyltransferase: MQTAPLHIVLVEPEIPPNTGSIARLCGATDAVLDLVHPLGFSTDDKHLKRAGLDYWPHVNIQHWQNFEEFLEQHDERKLFFFTTKSERPYYQATFHPGDSLVFGRETKGLPEETLALYPDRCYTIPMTNPHIRSLNLAMSAGIVLYEALRQVQSR, from the coding sequence ATGCAAACAGCCCCTCTCCATATCGTGTTGGTTGAACCGGAAATCCCGCCCAATACCGGGTCAATTGCCCGCCTCTGCGGGGCAACAGATGCTGTTTTGGACCTGGTGCATCCCCTGGGGTTCAGCACTGATGATAAACATCTGAAGCGGGCAGGTCTGGATTATTGGCCCCATGTCAATATCCAACATTGGCAAAACTTCGAGGAATTTCTTGAGCAGCACGATGAGCGTAAGCTCTTCTTCTTCACCACCAAGTCGGAACGTCCGTATTACCAGGCCACCTTTCATCCAGGAGACTCTCTGGTCTTTGGTCGGGAGACCAAAGGACTCCCTGAAGAAACCCTTGCGCTCTATCCTGACCGCTGTTATACCATTCCCATGACAAATCCGCATATCCGCAGCCTCAACCTGGCCATGAGTGCCGGGATTGTTCTTTATGAGGCCCTGCGTCAGGTACAATCTCGTTAA
- the serC gene encoding 3-phosphoserine/phosphohydroxythreonine transaminase → MPERIYNFSPGPATLPYPVLEEAAQDIVNFKDKGIGLIEMSHRSKEFMAVADETEALVRELLAVPENYKVLFLQGGASSQFFMVPMNLLGAGKKATYLNTGTWAKKAIKEAKLFGDIDVAYTSEESSFNRVPEEDEYSVDRASEYLYLCSNNTIYGTQFAQFPGKGRMLVCDMSSDIFSRPLDISRFGIIFAGAQKNMGPAGVTLVIIREDLLDCAPENVPTMLRYKTHADKGSMFNTPPTFAIYCVGRVLNWLKEQGGVAAMQKRNEEKAALLYEAIDGSDFYRGHAEKASRSLMNVTFNLPTPELEAEFIAEAAALGLDGLKGHRSIGGCRASIYNAFPKQGVEKLVAFMAEFAANKG, encoded by the coding sequence ATGCCAGAGAGAATTTATAATTTCAGCCCCGGACCAGCAACCCTGCCCTATCCTGTTCTTGAAGAGGCAGCTCAAGACATTGTCAATTTCAAGGATAAGGGCATTGGTCTTATTGAGATGAGCCATCGCTCCAAGGAGTTTATGGCCGTGGCTGATGAGACCGAGGCCCTGGTGCGTGAATTGCTGGCGGTGCCGGAAAACTACAAGGTCCTCTTTCTTCAGGGCGGGGCCTCGTCGCAGTTTTTCATGGTCCCCATGAACCTGCTCGGGGCAGGAAAAAAGGCAACCTACCTGAACACCGGTACCTGGGCCAAGAAGGCCATTAAGGAGGCTAAACTGTTCGGTGATATTGATGTGGCCTATACCAGCGAAGAGAGCAGCTTTAACCGGGTCCCAGAAGAGGATGAGTACAGCGTGGATCGGGCCTCAGAATACCTCTACCTCTGCTCGAATAACACCATCTACGGCACCCAGTTTGCCCAGTTTCCTGGCAAGGGAAGGATGCTGGTCTGTGATATGTCCTCAGATATCTTCTCCCGGCCCCTGGATATCTCCCGCTTTGGCATTATCTTTGCTGGTGCCCAGAAGAACATGGGGCCTGCTGGCGTGACCCTGGTTATCATTCGGGAAGATCTGCTGGATTGCGCCCCGGAGAACGTGCCCACCATGCTCCGCTACAAGACCCATGCCGATAAGGGCTCCATGTTCAATACCCCACCGACCTTTGCCATCTACTGTGTGGGGCGGGTCCTGAACTGGTTAAAAGAGCAGGGTGGTGTTGCTGCCATGCAAAAGCGCAATGAAGAAAAGGCAGCGCTGTTGTACGAGGCCATTGACGGCAGTGATTTTTATCGGGGCCATGCCGAGAAGGCCTCTCGCTCCCTGATGAACGTGACCTTTAACCTGCCCACCCCAGAGTTAGAGGCTGAGTTCATTGCCGAGGCCGCAGCTCTTGGGTTGGATGGGCTGAAGGGACATCGTTCCATTGGCGGTTGCCGGGCCTCTATCTATAATGCCTTTCCCAAGCAAGGGGTGGAAAAACTGGTTGCCTTTATGGCAGAGTTTGCTGCAAACAAGGGGTGA
- a CDS encoding AEC family transporter, producing the protein MPFVLLLALGRLLDYLKIFPPGADKSLNLYVIYIALPALILRQVPGLAFSGEYLAPLIMPWLVLLFSGLLVFLLCRLLHWSREITGALLLMVPLGNTAFLGLPMVEHFFGPEAVSSAVLYDQFGSFLILSSYGAFILALYGSGEKPRPWVVLKKVLTFPPFLTLLVALFLRGIVLPAWWQPNLSLISQSMTPVVMVSIGIQMRLFLPRHELLPLALGLVLRLLITPLIFLWACRYLQLSGRAVQVALLETAMPSMIMASVLASVAGLKPRLTSAMAAYGIGCAFVTLPIIYNLVSA; encoded by the coding sequence TTGCCCTTTGTTCTTCTTCTGGCTCTTGGACGCCTCCTGGATTATCTGAAGATTTTTCCTCCAGGAGCTGATAAGAGCCTGAACCTCTATGTCATCTACATTGCCCTGCCAGCCCTGATCCTGCGCCAAGTACCTGGTTTGGCTTTCTCAGGAGAATACCTCGCCCCTCTGATTATGCCGTGGTTGGTCCTGCTCTTTTCCGGCCTGCTCGTCTTTCTTCTTTGCCGCCTGCTCCATTGGTCCCGAGAGATCACCGGGGCCCTGCTCCTTATGGTGCCGCTGGGAAATACCGCTTTTCTTGGTCTTCCCATGGTGGAACATTTTTTCGGCCCAGAAGCTGTTTCCTCTGCCGTTCTCTATGATCAGTTTGGTTCCTTTCTGATCCTCTCCAGCTATGGGGCCTTTATCCTGGCTCTCTATGGGAGTGGTGAGAAACCACGCCCCTGGGTGGTTTTGAAAAAGGTCCTGACCTTTCCCCCCTTTCTCACCCTCCTTGTCGCGCTTTTCCTGCGGGGGATTGTCTTACCAGCCTGGTGGCAGCCAAATCTGTCTCTGATCTCTCAATCCATGACCCCAGTGGTGATGGTTTCCATTGGCATCCAGATGCGCCTCTTCCTGCCACGACATGAACTCCTCCCCCTGGCCCTCGGGCTTGTCCTGCGTCTCTTGATCACACCGCTTATCTTTCTCTGGGCCTGTCGTTACCTGCAACTCTCTGGCAGAGCCGTCCAGGTTGCGCTGCTGGAAACCGCCATGCCATCCATGATCATGGCCAGTGTCTTGGCCTCTGTTGCAGGCCTGAAACCCCGGTTAACTTCGGCAATGGCTGCTTATGGAATTGGCTGTGCCTTTGTTACCTTGCCAATTATTTATAATCTGGTGTCGGCATAA